CCGACCCTAATATTCTTTATGACGTTCAACATGAACTCGATGCGATGCAAGTGTATACCGAAGAGGAAGTAGATGCCGTTACTAACCTTCAATACAGTGATCAGCCGGCGAAAAGCGCACGCTTTCAAGGGAAGCTTAATTCGGCCCTTGATCCTGCGGTGCAGAGATTTACTAACGAGCTTGATGATGAAAACCAAGATTACTTTAAATCATCAGCGATGAAATTCGTTAGAACGTATGCTTTTGTTTTGCAGATTGGACCTTTTTCTGATGTCGATCTACACAAAAGATTTATTTATCTGAGTTCACTATTGAAGAAACTCCCACGAAAAGCCGAAGACCCTGTATACCTTTCCGATGATGTTGCTTTAGAATATTACCGAAATGAAAAAACGTTTGAAGGAAGTATTTCGCTTGATGAGACTGGTGGTGAATACCTCATTCCAGGGCAACATGGAACTGCTGCAGGTGGAGAAGAAGAAAAAGAGCGTCTTTCCTCGATCATTGAAAGAATGAATGAACGTTTTGGAACCGAATTTACGCAATCGGATAAATTATCAAGAGACCAGATTGTTGAAGACATGAAAGCTGATGAAGATTTGGCACAAAAAGCTAAGAGCAATACTAAGGATAACTTTAAGTTTAGTTTTAATCGTACATTTATGGACTTTGTCGTAAATCGTATGCAAAACAACGAGGAATTCTTCATGAAGATCCTTGAAGATGCAGAGTTCAAAGAGTTTTTAATGGAAGATATGATTGATGAAGTTTACAATGAACTACGAGGACGCGATTAAGTACATTTGTAATATTTTAAGGAGTAGATTACGGTGGCAGACATAAAATATGAAATCATCGAACATCTCGGTGTATTATCTGAATCGCCGAAAGGATGGAAGAAAGAACTCAATCTCGTTATTTGGAATGGGCGTGATCCAAAGTATGATCTTCGAGAGTGGGCACCAGATCATGTGAAAATGGGAAAGGGAGTCACACTAATGGAAGAAGAAGTGGGAGAATTAAAAAGAATTCTGAATGAAAAGCAGGTATGATTTACAAAGTCTCAGGAGAATGAGGCAGAAAATGTTTCTTTCTCCTGTTTTATTATGGTTGTAATATTGGAAATAAAATCTATACTTGTATTATGTCCTCCATTTTTTTCTTTTGTTATAAGCATTTTTGTCGAATTAACGGAAGTTTTGTCGAATCGGTATTTTTTTGGTATCATTTGATACCGATATTGGATATACTACATTTAAGGGAGATGATGTTTTAGCGTGGCTACTGAAGAAGAAAAGAAAGCTTTTCTCCGTGAAGCTAAACAACTCATCTCTAGAGGCAAGAAAGACTTTATCAAAAGAACTTACAACCATCCATCTGGAAAAAGAGTAAAGTGGATAGAAGCTCTTCTTGATATAGGCGTAACTGGTGTCGATCAAATGTGGGATGAAACGTTAAAACTTACTCCAAACCATTATGAAGCTGGTCCTGTTATTGACAATGATAGACCTCATGACGGAAAAATTCTTTGGATTTTTAAAAAGGAAGTAAACGGTGTCTTAACCTACATTAAAATGAAAATCGATAACCGTGGATGTGTATGTTTATCTTTCCACGAAGACTGGTAATAATACTTTCAATATAGATAAAATAAATTAATAATGGGGGAAAATAAAATGGAGGACACTATGATGGTATCAACAAAAGTTAAGTTTTGTGATAACTGCCAAAGGGATGTTGAAGCTGCTATTGTTCAACGAAAAGCTTCATACAATTTCAAAGGTGAAACTTTTGAAATCATCGAACGTGTTTTACAATGTCCCTGTGGAGAAGACTTGTACGATGAGTTGTTGGACTCAGAAACCATGAAAACTCTAACTTCTTTGTATGAAGAACGTGTTAACCTTTCTTTACAAGATATTAAAGCTATTCGACAGCAGTACGGTCTGTCTATGGATTTATTTTCACGTATTTTGGGATGGAGTAAAGCTACAATTGCACGATATGAGAGCGGAAAATACATTCCTGACTCTTCACATATGCATGTATTAAAAGTTTTAAAAGAAAAGCCAGAAGCAATAGATGATTACTTTAAGTCAAACAAGCATAAATTTACTGAAAAAGAGCAAGCGAGGATTATAGAAAAATTAAAAAACACTGAGCAAAACTCAGTGGAAAAGGGATTAATTGAAGTATTAAATATAAATTACAAATTGCACGAAAAAACAATTGATTCAGGATATAGTTCCTTTGATTTTTATAAATTTATTAATATGATCTTATTCTTTACCCAAAACAGTGTACAAAAAACTAAACTAATGAAATTACTTTTTTATGCAGATTTCTTTAATTATAAACGGAATATGATATCTATTAGTGGCATGCCATATGTCCGTTTACCTTATGGACCTGTTCCAAAGGATCATGACCTACTATTGTCAACAATTGAAAAAAATGAGTTTATTGATATTGATTATGATTTCATTAACGAGTATACGTTTATTAATATTAAAGCACAGCAAGAATTTGACCCATCTGTATTTAACGAAGAAGAAACCAATATTCTTCATAGTATTAACGAGTTTTTTAAGGATTATGGTTCTGTTGCAATTAGTAACTATTCTCATGAAGAAGAT
The Bacillus shivajii DNA segment above includes these coding regions:
- a CDS encoding type II TA system antitoxin MqsA family protein; the encoded protein is MMVSTKVKFCDNCQRDVEAAIVQRKASYNFKGETFEIIERVLQCPCGEDLYDELLDSETMKTLTSLYEERVNLSLQDIKAIRQQYGLSMDLFSRILGWSKATIARYESGKYIPDSSHMHVLKVLKEKPEAIDDYFKSNKHKFTEKEQARIIEKLKNTEQNSVEKGLIEVLNINYKLHEKTIDSGYSSFDFYKFINMILFFTQNSVQKTKLMKLLFYADFFNYKRNMISISGMPYVRLPYGPVPKDHDLLLSTIEKNEFIDIDYDFINEYTFINIKAQQEFDPSVFNEEETNILHSINEFFKDYGSVAISNYSHEEDGWKNTADRNIISYDFADTLSMQ
- a CDS encoding YdbC family protein, producing the protein MADIKYEIIEHLGVLSESPKGWKKELNLVIWNGRDPKYDLREWAPDHVKMGKGVTLMEEEVGELKRILNEKQV